The proteins below are encoded in one region of Serratia symbiotica:
- a CDS encoding XRE family transcriptional regulator: MKVGEKIRQIRKAKKMTILELATAAGSDVGNISRLERGKQGYSDLILRKIADALAIPISELFSTEADSDAADLYSIKSLSGSGRNSLYRVDVLEVYASAGNGAYTGDVVEIIHSIEYVPEHAKMLFGNRPQGSVMLINVRGDSMMGTLEPGDLIFVDVRTNVFDGDGIYVFDFNGDTFVKRLQKVKYELKVLSDNKAYEAWSISPDEMEMLHIQGKVLVSQSQQTRRHG; the protein is encoded by the coding sequence ATGAAAGTAGGTGAAAAAATCCGGCAAATTCGCAAAGCGAAGAAAATGACCATCCTAGAACTTGCAACTGCTGCGGGAAGCGATGTTGGGAACATATCGCGTCTTGAACGTGGCAAGCAGGGGTATAGTGATCTTATTTTGAGAAAAATAGCTGATGCTCTCGCTATTCCAATTTCTGAACTATTCTCTACAGAAGCTGACAGCGATGCTGCTGATTTATACAGCATCAAATCTTTATCTGGTTCAGGGAGAAATAGTTTGTATCGAGTTGATGTACTTGAGGTATATGCTAGCGCCGGAAATGGTGCCTATACAGGGGACGTAGTTGAGATTATCCACTCTATTGAGTACGTGCCTGAACATGCAAAGATGCTCTTTGGGAATAGACCACAAGGATCCGTCATGCTTATCAACGTTCGGGGCGATTCAATGATGGGAACCCTCGAGCCAGGTGATCTAATTTTTGTTGATGTAAGAACTAATGTTTTTGATGGTGATGGCATCTATGTTTTTGATTTTAACGGTGATACGTTTGTTAAACGTCTTCAAAAAGTCAAATATGAGCTAAAAGTGCTATCCGATAACAAAGCCTATGAAGCTTGGTCAATATCCCCTGATGAAATGGAAATGCTTCATATCCAAGGCAAAGTACTAGTAAGTCAGTCTCAACAGACACGAAGACACGGATAA
- a CDS encoding helix-turn-helix domain-containing protein produces MHTPLRKMRVEKELTITEVALATQIDVGNLSRIERGKQITSLDNAKKIAEFFGGAITVMEILYPHQFMKSGSKAA; encoded by the coding sequence ATGCATACACCATTAAGGAAAATGCGTGTGGAGAAAGAATTGACCATCACTGAAGTGGCTCTGGCAACTCAAATAGATGTGGGAAACCTGAGCCGGATTGAGCGTGGAAAGCAGATCACATCACTTGATAACGCAAAAAAAATTGCTGAGTTCTTTGGTGGTGCAATAACTGTGATGGAAATTCTCTACCCGCATCAGTTTATGAAATCAGGCAGCAAGGCCGCCTAA
- a CDS encoding helix-turn-helix domain-containing protein, whose product MSPVAIELYGYVAEHCDWRNGRYVATSAEVANALSVTVRSVQRANNELEAAELIRFKRGIYAVNPEFNWGGRSWNISKSCYYSMGKKIAQVIDFAEATQAMSKLATKGVRRETLREVSARIHKEN is encoded by the coding sequence TTGTCCCCAGTAGCAATCGAACTGTACGGCTACGTCGCTGAGCATTGCGACTGGCGGAATGGGCGTTACGTTGCGACCTCGGCAGAGGTGGCAAATGCCCTGAGTGTCACCGTACGAAGTGTTCAACGAGCAAATAACGAACTCGAAGCTGCCGAGCTTATCAGGTTCAAACGTGGAATTTATGCGGTTAATCCTGAGTTCAACTGGGGGGGGAGAAGCTGGAATATTTCAAAGTCTTGTTATTACTCAATGGGGAAAAAAATCGCCCAGGTTATCGACTTTGCCGAGGCAACACAGGCCATGAGCAAGTTAGCTACGAAGGGGGTTAGGCGTGAAACCTTGAGGGAGGTTTCCGCCCGAATACACAAGGAAAACTAA
- a CDS encoding DEAD/DEAH box helicase — protein sequence MLNINPKEKQVTALNMLRANWKQHRTMLLSASVGFGKTAIAAFITDGMVSRGMRVMFLAPYTVLLDQTATRFVEYGLPSEEISYVWRNHPLYDPEKLIQIASADTLIRRQFPDNIDLLIVDEAHLRRKKLLEIIRDTDIHVVGLSGTPFAPWLGKYYEKLIKPTTMKELISLGDLSAYEFYAPDRPDISNVKTSNLAVYGRDYNEDQLAEIMGDATLVGNIIKNWLEHGEDRATVCFCVNVKHANYVTMEFNRAGVNAEVMTADTPHDERQCIINRFEQGATKIIVNVGVLVAGFDSDVRCIIYARPTKSEIRWVQCLGRGLRTAQGKDKCLIFDHSGSVHLLGFPDEIEYESLPDTSDGMKQQGASWTEKKAEKKPLECASCHYMKPAGVYVCPKCGFKPLMGENVDVDESRTLSCLSGKEKIYSREEKQSWWSQIKFYQRQREQTGKPISDGWCAHTFKKKFGVWPRNLHDTPQEITPEVSNYIRSKQIAWAKKQEKMGTTVQQRGLAHENSISGHGALA from the coding sequence ATGTTGAATATTAACCCAAAAGAAAAACAGGTGACAGCATTAAACATGCTGAGAGCCAACTGGAAGCAACACAGAACCATGCTGTTATCGGCAAGCGTCGGATTTGGGAAAACGGCGATTGCGGCATTCATCACTGACGGGATGGTTAGCCGTGGAATGCGGGTCATGTTCCTGGCACCTTACACCGTTCTACTTGACCAGACTGCCACCCGATTTGTTGAATACGGCTTGCCATCGGAGGAAATCAGCTACGTGTGGCGGAACCATCCGCTTTACGATCCTGAAAAGCTGATACAGATTGCCAGCGCAGACACGCTGATCCGCCGCCAGTTCCCTGACAACATTGACCTGCTAATCGTTGACGAGGCACATCTTCGCCGCAAAAAGTTATTGGAAATCATCAGGGATACAGACATTCATGTCGTTGGCCTGTCTGGTACGCCATTTGCCCCCTGGCTGGGGAAGTATTACGAAAAGCTGATTAAGCCTACGACGATGAAAGAGCTGATCAGCCTTGGCGATTTGAGCGCTTACGAGTTCTACGCGCCGGATCGCCCGGACATCAGCAATGTAAAAACATCAAACCTCGCCGTTTATGGTCGTGATTACAACGAAGATCAGTTGGCCGAAATTATGGGCGATGCAACTCTGGTGGGGAACATTATCAAAAACTGGCTTGAACATGGGGAAGACCGAGCAACAGTGTGTTTTTGCGTTAACGTGAAACACGCAAACTACGTGACGATGGAGTTCAACAGGGCGGGGGTTAATGCTGAAGTCATGACAGCGGACACTCCACACGATGAGCGCCAATGCATCATCAACCGGTTTGAACAGGGAGCCACAAAAATCATTGTCAATGTTGGTGTCCTTGTCGCCGGTTTTGACAGCGATGTTCGGTGCATCATCTACGCCAGACCTACCAAGTCAGAGATCCGTTGGGTTCAGTGTCTTGGCCGTGGGCTGAGGACTGCGCAAGGAAAAGACAAGTGCCTGATATTCGATCACAGCGGTAGCGTTCACTTGCTCGGTTTTCCTGATGAAATTGAGTATGAGTCGCTTCCTGACACCAGTGATGGGATGAAGCAGCAAGGCGCATCATGGACAGAGAAAAAGGCGGAGAAGAAACCGCTGGAGTGCGCATCATGCCACTACATGAAACCAGCCGGTGTTTATGTGTGCCCCAAATGTGGATTTAAACCGCTCATGGGAGAAAACGTTGATGTCGATGAGAGTCGCACACTGTCTTGCCTGAGCGGCAAAGAGAAAATCTACAGCCGGGAAGAGAAGCAAAGTTGGTGGAGTCAAATTAAGTTTTATCAACGCCAGCGCGAGCAAACCGGCAAACCAATTTCTGATGGGTGGTGTGCTCATACCTTCAAAAAGAAATTCGGCGTCTGGCCTCGCAACTTGCACGATACCCCACAGGAAATCACACCTGAAGTCAGTAATTACATCCGGTCAAAACAAATCGCTTGGGCTAAGAAGCAGGAAAAAATGGGGACAACAGTTCAGCAGAGAGGTTTAGCACATGAAAACAGTATCAGCGGCCACGGGGCGCTGGCCTGA
- a CDS encoding DUF7146 domain-containing protein, translating to MKTVSAATGRWPEIFEYFNLPPVTGKNHFKGECPICGRKGKFRIDDQGGRGTFICTCNSGDGWKLLELTQGKNFKTLAREIDKLIGNNYQSTASPPSPPNIQDYRSRVITRFSTLLPLRDTPAHRYLADRGIHDLPITHIRFNTQERTPQGDFQSMWAIATDARGSGCYLHRTFLENGRKANIGVNRKMTRMQDDNYLNFASSVAIRMFPVSSTLGIAEGIETALSAKQVYGCNTWATLNTGFMRKFRAPKGVRHLIIFADRDDNGAGLAAAFECGNKNILSNSDVETVSIRWPERGDFNDMLLNGAKVYQEQLSRPRGIPRKGDNQ from the coding sequence ATGAAAACAGTATCAGCGGCCACGGGGCGCTGGCCTGAGATTTTTGAGTATTTTAACTTACCCCCGGTAACGGGAAAAAATCACTTCAAGGGGGAATGTCCCATATGCGGTCGGAAGGGAAAGTTCAGGATAGACGACCAGGGCGGCAGAGGAACATTTATCTGCACTTGCAACTCAGGGGATGGATGGAAGCTACTCGAACTAACCCAAGGTAAGAATTTTAAGACGCTAGCGAGGGAAATAGACAAACTCATCGGAAATAATTACCAGTCGACAGCATCCCCCCCATCTCCCCCAAATATTCAGGACTACCGCAGCCGGGTTATTACCAGGTTTTCAACGCTCTTGCCGTTACGTGATACACCAGCACATCGCTATCTTGCTGACAGGGGCATTCACGACTTGCCGATCACACACATCAGATTCAATACGCAAGAGAGAACCCCGCAAGGTGATTTTCAGTCCATGTGGGCGATTGCAACTGATGCGCGAGGCTCCGGGTGTTACCTGCACCGAACCTTTCTGGAGAATGGCAGAAAGGCCAATATCGGGGTCAACAGGAAAATGACCCGAATGCAGGATGATAACTACCTGAATTTTGCCAGTTCGGTAGCTATTCGGATGTTTCCGGTGTCTTCGACGCTGGGGATCGCGGAGGGCATAGAGACGGCGCTGTCAGCAAAACAGGTTTATGGCTGTAATACGTGGGCAACGTTGAACACAGGTTTTATGCGTAAATTCAGGGCACCGAAAGGGGTACGACACTTAATCATTTTTGCGGACAGAGATGATAACGGAGCGGGGCTTGCCGCCGCTTTTGAGTGTGGCAATAAAAATATTCTGAGTAACAGCGATGTTGAAACCGTGAGCATTCGCTGGCCGGAACGCGGTGATTTTAATGACATGCTGCTAAATGGTGCGAAGGTATACCAGGAACAGCTAAGCAGGCCACGCGGGATACCCCGCAAAGGAGATAACCAGTGA
- a CDS encoding YbcN family protein has protein sequence MQDFCLHKSTLGQFTHYLFELISSGKRYRVKISEWRDKRSLPQNSLQHMWYAELSAYLIKRGKSFASPEWVKDAMKHTYLGYEEREMVDVVTGEKTVMLSLRHTADLDTGEMHFYLNQVEGWALNIGCRLTVPADSEYNQLKNKQVA, from the coding sequence GTGCAGGACTTTTGTTTACACAAAAGCACCCTCGGCCAATTCACTCACTACCTCTTCGAACTCATCTCCAGCGGTAAACGCTACCGAGTAAAAATATCCGAATGGCGCGACAAGCGCAGTCTTCCCCAAAACTCACTCCAGCACATGTGGTACGCAGAGCTAAGCGCTTATCTCATCAAGCGTGGCAAGTCCTTCGCGTCGCCAGAATGGGTGAAGGATGCGATGAAACACACCTATCTCGGATACGAAGAGCGGGAAATGGTCGATGTGGTGACCGGTGAAAAGACGGTCATGCTTTCTCTTCGGCACACGGCCGATCTCGATACTGGCGAAATGCATTTCTACCTGAACCAGGTGGAAGGGTGGGCGCTAAACATCGGGTGTCGGCTGACGGTGCCGGCCGACAGTGAATACAACCAGCTTAAAAATAAACAGGTGGCGTAA
- a CDS encoding phage N-6-adenine-methyltransferase — protein MLKSNTPPADRDYWQTPQWLFDALDSEFGFWLDAAASAENALCAHYLTEAIDALTHHWSSNGAIWCNPPYSDITPWVAKAAEQCARQHQPVVMLVPCDPSTGWFSKALDSVDEVRLITDGRISFVNPATGKKGNGNSKGSMLLIWRPYVRPRQQFTTVPRSLLLALSGAVNRRDAA, from the coding sequence ATGCTCAAATCTAACACACCGCCAGCAGATCGCGACTACTGGCAAACTCCACAATGGCTTTTTGACGCACTGGATAGTGAATTTGGGTTTTGGCTAGACGCGGCGGCCAGTGCTGAAAACGCGCTCTGTGCACACTACTTAACTGAAGCTATCGATGCGCTAACTCATCATTGGAGTAGCAACGGGGCAATTTGGTGCAATCCCCCCTATAGCGATATCACCCCCTGGGTAGCAAAAGCAGCAGAGCAGTGCGCAAGGCAGCATCAACCCGTTGTCATGCTCGTTCCCTGTGACCCCTCCACCGGCTGGTTTAGCAAGGCGCTGGACAGCGTTGATGAAGTAAGGCTTATCACGGACGGGAGGATCAGCTTTGTAAACCCCGCTACGGGCAAAAAGGGTAATGGCAACAGCAAAGGGTCAATGCTGTTGATATGGCGACCCTATGTAAGACCTAGGCAACAGTTCACCACAGTGCCAAGGAGTTTGTTACTCGCGTTGTCGGGAGCAGTAAACAGGAGGGACGCAGCATGA
- a CDS encoding recombination protein NinG, whose amino-acid sequence MATAKSLKPKKCRLCKSSFTPHNTLQIVCNPTCAIQYAKQQSERRKKQSEASARREWQRRKADAKPLSHWIALTQRVFNDYIRARDEGCGCISCGSTTATEYHAGHYRTTAAAGHLRFNEDNCSLQCAACNVHHSGAITQYRINLISKIGLERVMALENDNNPHRYTRDELDAIRARYRAKLKALRKLSEAA is encoded by the coding sequence ATGGCAACGGCGAAAAGCCTTAAGCCGAAAAAATGTCGCCTATGTAAATCCAGCTTCACCCCTCACAACACCCTCCAAATCGTCTGTAATCCAACGTGTGCAATCCAGTACGCAAAGCAGCAATCAGAGCGCAGAAAAAAGCAGTCTGAGGCATCAGCACGCCGTGAGTGGCAAAGGCGTAAAGCTGACGCCAAGCCTTTAAGTCACTGGATAGCGCTGACACAGCGAGTGTTTAACGACTACATACGAGCCAGGGATGAGGGGTGCGGCTGCATAAGCTGCGGCAGTACAACGGCAACCGAATATCACGCCGGGCATTACAGGACAACGGCAGCGGCCGGCCATCTTCGTTTCAACGAAGATAACTGCTCACTCCAGTGTGCCGCCTGTAATGTCCATCATTCTGGCGCAATCACCCAGTACCGCATCAACCTAATATCGAAAATCGGGCTTGAGCGGGTCATGGCGCTTGAAAACGACAATAACCCTCACCGATACACCCGCGATGAACTGGACGCAATCAGAGCACGTTACAGGGCGAAATTGAAAGCACTTAGAAAATTATCGGAGGCAGCCTGA
- a CDS encoding antiterminator Q family protein translates to MSIRELKLTKEQHDWVNGWLELWGAWVYSGRLDKRQSSVIAQYMATVTPPQYPNRPMCNDDDGMLISQVVDSVMCIDKKAFGILLSYYAHGSSKRAIASYYHNAARPRKIDRGRYGEGWRKPSYGTCRNEIEDILTASIWMIYHPLRKAFFDRKSVAKVQHLSKKAVDIF, encoded by the coding sequence ATGAGTATTCGAGAGTTGAAACTCACAAAAGAGCAGCACGACTGGGTAAACGGTTGGCTGGAACTTTGGGGTGCCTGGGTTTATTCGGGGAGGCTGGACAAGCGGCAAAGCAGCGTTATAGCTCAGTACATGGCAACAGTCACACCGCCACAATACCCCAATCGGCCGATGTGCAATGACGATGATGGAATGTTGATCTCTCAAGTCGTTGATTCTGTTATGTGCATTGACAAAAAAGCGTTTGGCATTTTGCTGAGCTATTACGCTCACGGATCATCCAAGCGTGCCATCGCATCGTATTATCACAATGCTGCAAGACCACGCAAAATCGACAGAGGGCGATATGGAGAGGGATGGCGCAAGCCGTCATATGGTACTTGCCGAAATGAGATAGAGGATATTCTGACTGCCAGCATTTGGATGATTTACCATCCTCTCCGAAAAGCATTCTTTGATCGTAAATCTGTCGCTAAAGTTCAACATTTGTCAAAAAAAGCCGTTGACATCTTTTAG